In Nymphaea colorata isolate Beijing-Zhang1983 chromosome 5, ASM883128v2, whole genome shotgun sequence, one genomic interval encodes:
- the LOC116254105 gene encoding arogenate dehydratase 2-like isoform X2, whose amino-acid sequence MAATAPSAQSASSIPFSNSPRSGRKLMMKASVRDEVHQPSRDCPPLSLPKPLSAAELPDSDHHRSQLRVAYQGVPGAYSEAAAGKAYPNCEPVPCEQFETAFAAVERWLVDRAVLPIENSLGGSIHRNYDLLLRHHLHIVGEVQFAVRHCLLAAPGVKLEGLKRVLSHPQALAQCELTLSKLGVAREAVDDTAGAAQFVANHNLQDTGAVASARAAEIYGLNVLAKDIQDCSDNVTRFLMLAREPVIPGVDKPFKTSIVFSLEEGPGILCKALGVFATRNINLTKIESRPWRQQPFRISDDCNSSSQRYFNYLFYVDFEASMAETKAQNALRNLEEFATFLRVLGSYPMDVNGFGQ is encoded by the exons ATGGCTGCCACTGCTCCATCTGCTCAAAGTGCATCTTCAATACCTTTCTCGAA CTCTCCTAGAAGTGGCAGAAAACTCATGATGAAGGCTTCTGTTAGGGATGAGGTTCATCAACCTTCAAGAGATTGTCCACCTCTGTCCCTTCCAA AGCCTTTGTCTGCAGCAGAACTGCCAGATTCAGACCACCACCGATCCCAATTGAGGGTAGCATACCAG GGAGTTCCTGGTGCATACAGTGAAGCTGCAGCTGGCAAGGCTTACCCCAACTGTGAACCAGTTCCTTGTGAACAATTTGAAACTGCATTTGCG GCTGTTGAGCGGTGGCTTGTTGACAGGGCAGTGTTGCCTATAGAGAATTCATTAGGGGGAAGCATCCATCGGAACTATGACCTGTTACTTCGCCATCATTTGCACATTGTTGGAGAGGTGCAGTTTGCAGTGCGTCACTGCTTACTTGCAGCTCCTGGAGTGAAATTGGAAGGTTTAAAACGCGTTCTTAGCCACCCCCAG GCACTTGCCCAATGTGAGCTTACTCTTTCCAAGTTGGGGGTTGCAAGAGAAGCTGTGGATGATACTGCTGGTGCTGCACAG TTTGTTGCCAACCACAATCTTCAAGATACAGGTGCCGTTGCTAGTGCTAGGGCTGCAGAAATTTATGGGTTGAATGTCCTTGCCAAAGACATACAG GATTGTTCTGACAATGTTACACGTTTTCTGATGTTGGCAAGGGAGCCTGTCATCCCTGGAGTGGATAAACCCTTCAAG ACAAGCATCGTATTTTCACTAGAAGAGGGTCCTGGTATTCTGTGTAAGGCGCTCGGTGTTTTTGCTACCAGGAATATCAACCTCACTAAG ATTGAAAGTAGGCCTTGGAGACAGCAACCGTTTCGCATATCTGATGATTGTAACAGTTCTTCCCAAAG ATATTTCAATTATctattttatgttgattttgaggcaTCCATGGCAGAAACGAAAGCACAAAATGCCCTGAGGAACTTGGAG GAATTCGCAACATTTCTCAGAGTGCTCGGAAGTTACCCAATGGATGTGAATGGTTTTGGTCAGTGA
- the LOC116254105 gene encoding arogenate dehydratase 2-like isoform X3 has protein sequence MAATAPSAQSASSIPFSKSGRKLMMKASVRDEVHQPSRDCPPLSLPKPLSAAELPDSDHHRSQLRVAYQGVPGAYSEAAAGKAYPNCEPVPCEQFETAFAAVERWLVDRAVLPIENSLGGSIHRNYDLLLRHHLHIVGEVQFAVRHCLLAAPGVKLEGLKRVLSHPQALAQCELTLSKLGVAREAVDDTAGAAQFVANHNLQDTGAVASARAAEIYGLNVLAKDIQDCSDNVTRFLMLAREPVIPGVDKPFKTSIVFSLEEGPGILCKALGVFATRNINLTKIESRPWRQQPFRISDDCNSSSQRYFNYLFYVDFEASMAETKAQNALRNLEEFATFLRVLGSYPMDVNGFGQ, from the exons ATGGCTGCCACTGCTCCATCTGCTCAAAGTGCATCTTCAATACCTTTCTCGAA AAGTGGCAGAAAACTCATGATGAAGGCTTCTGTTAGGGATGAGGTTCATCAACCTTCAAGAGATTGTCCACCTCTGTCCCTTCCAA AGCCTTTGTCTGCAGCAGAACTGCCAGATTCAGACCACCACCGATCCCAATTGAGGGTAGCATACCAG GGAGTTCCTGGTGCATACAGTGAAGCTGCAGCTGGCAAGGCTTACCCCAACTGTGAACCAGTTCCTTGTGAACAATTTGAAACTGCATTTGCG GCTGTTGAGCGGTGGCTTGTTGACAGGGCAGTGTTGCCTATAGAGAATTCATTAGGGGGAAGCATCCATCGGAACTATGACCTGTTACTTCGCCATCATTTGCACATTGTTGGAGAGGTGCAGTTTGCAGTGCGTCACTGCTTACTTGCAGCTCCTGGAGTGAAATTGGAAGGTTTAAAACGCGTTCTTAGCCACCCCCAG GCACTTGCCCAATGTGAGCTTACTCTTTCCAAGTTGGGGGTTGCAAGAGAAGCTGTGGATGATACTGCTGGTGCTGCACAG TTTGTTGCCAACCACAATCTTCAAGATACAGGTGCCGTTGCTAGTGCTAGGGCTGCAGAAATTTATGGGTTGAATGTCCTTGCCAAAGACATACAG GATTGTTCTGACAATGTTACACGTTTTCTGATGTTGGCAAGGGAGCCTGTCATCCCTGGAGTGGATAAACCCTTCAAG ACAAGCATCGTATTTTCACTAGAAGAGGGTCCTGGTATTCTGTGTAAGGCGCTCGGTGTTTTTGCTACCAGGAATATCAACCTCACTAAG ATTGAAAGTAGGCCTTGGAGACAGCAACCGTTTCGCATATCTGATGATTGTAACAGTTCTTCCCAAAG ATATTTCAATTATctattttatgttgattttgaggcaTCCATGGCAGAAACGAAAGCACAAAATGCCCTGAGGAACTTGGAG GAATTCGCAACATTTCTCAGAGTGCTCGGAAGTTACCCAATGGATGTGAATGGTTTTGGTCAGTGA
- the LOC116254105 gene encoding arogenate dehydratase 2-like isoform X4 → MMKASVRDEVHQPSRDCPPLSLPKPLSAAELPDSDHHRSQLRVAYQGVPGAYSEAAAGKAYPNCEPVPCEQFETAFAAVERWLVDRAVLPIENSLGGSIHRNYDLLLRHHLHIVGEVQFAVRHCLLAAPGVKLEGLKRVLSHPQALAQCELTLSKLGVAREAVDDTAGAAQFVANHNLQDTGAVASARAAEIYGLNVLAKDIQDCSDNVTRFLMLAREPVIPGVDKPFKTSIVFSLEEGPGILCKALGVFATRNINLTKIESRPWRQQPFRISDDCNSSSQRYFNYLFYVDFEASMAETKAQNALRNLEEFATFLRVLGSYPMDVNGFGQ, encoded by the exons ATGATGAAGGCTTCTGTTAGGGATGAGGTTCATCAACCTTCAAGAGATTGTCCACCTCTGTCCCTTCCAA AGCCTTTGTCTGCAGCAGAACTGCCAGATTCAGACCACCACCGATCCCAATTGAGGGTAGCATACCAG GGAGTTCCTGGTGCATACAGTGAAGCTGCAGCTGGCAAGGCTTACCCCAACTGTGAACCAGTTCCTTGTGAACAATTTGAAACTGCATTTGCG GCTGTTGAGCGGTGGCTTGTTGACAGGGCAGTGTTGCCTATAGAGAATTCATTAGGGGGAAGCATCCATCGGAACTATGACCTGTTACTTCGCCATCATTTGCACATTGTTGGAGAGGTGCAGTTTGCAGTGCGTCACTGCTTACTTGCAGCTCCTGGAGTGAAATTGGAAGGTTTAAAACGCGTTCTTAGCCACCCCCAG GCACTTGCCCAATGTGAGCTTACTCTTTCCAAGTTGGGGGTTGCAAGAGAAGCTGTGGATGATACTGCTGGTGCTGCACAG TTTGTTGCCAACCACAATCTTCAAGATACAGGTGCCGTTGCTAGTGCTAGGGCTGCAGAAATTTATGGGTTGAATGTCCTTGCCAAAGACATACAG GATTGTTCTGACAATGTTACACGTTTTCTGATGTTGGCAAGGGAGCCTGTCATCCCTGGAGTGGATAAACCCTTCAAG ACAAGCATCGTATTTTCACTAGAAGAGGGTCCTGGTATTCTGTGTAAGGCGCTCGGTGTTTTTGCTACCAGGAATATCAACCTCACTAAG ATTGAAAGTAGGCCTTGGAGACAGCAACCGTTTCGCATATCTGATGATTGTAACAGTTCTTCCCAAAG ATATTTCAATTATctattttatgttgattttgaggcaTCCATGGCAGAAACGAAAGCACAAAATGCCCTGAGGAACTTGGAG GAATTCGCAACATTTCTCAGAGTGCTCGGAAGTTACCCAATGGATGTGAATGGTTTTGGTCAGTGA
- the LOC116254105 gene encoding arogenate dehydratase/prephenate dehydratase 2, chloroplastic-like isoform X1, whose protein sequence is MAATAPSAQSASSIPFSKYASTQAIFFSCSDQQPPSEIHIKASVFSSPRSGRKLMMKASVRDEVHQPSRDCPPLSLPKPLSAAELPDSDHHRSQLRVAYQGVPGAYSEAAAGKAYPNCEPVPCEQFETAFAAVERWLVDRAVLPIENSLGGSIHRNYDLLLRHHLHIVGEVQFAVRHCLLAAPGVKLEGLKRVLSHPQALAQCELTLSKLGVAREAVDDTAGAAQFVANHNLQDTGAVASARAAEIYGLNVLAKDIQDCSDNVTRFLMLAREPVIPGVDKPFKTSIVFSLEEGPGILCKALGVFATRNINLTKIESRPWRQQPFRISDDCNSSSQRYFNYLFYVDFEASMAETKAQNALRNLEEFATFLRVLGSYPMDVNGFGQ, encoded by the exons ATGGCTGCCACTGCTCCATCTGCTCAAAGTGCATCTTCAATACCTTTCTCGAAGTACGCCTCTACACAAGCTATCTTCTTCTCCTGTTCTGACCAACAACCACCTTCTGAAATACACATTAAAGCTTCTGTTTTTAGCTCTCCTAGAAGTGGCAGAAAACTCATGATGAAGGCTTCTGTTAGGGATGAGGTTCATCAACCTTCAAGAGATTGTCCACCTCTGTCCCTTCCAA AGCCTTTGTCTGCAGCAGAACTGCCAGATTCAGACCACCACCGATCCCAATTGAGGGTAGCATACCAG GGAGTTCCTGGTGCATACAGTGAAGCTGCAGCTGGCAAGGCTTACCCCAACTGTGAACCAGTTCCTTGTGAACAATTTGAAACTGCATTTGCG GCTGTTGAGCGGTGGCTTGTTGACAGGGCAGTGTTGCCTATAGAGAATTCATTAGGGGGAAGCATCCATCGGAACTATGACCTGTTACTTCGCCATCATTTGCACATTGTTGGAGAGGTGCAGTTTGCAGTGCGTCACTGCTTACTTGCAGCTCCTGGAGTGAAATTGGAAGGTTTAAAACGCGTTCTTAGCCACCCCCAG GCACTTGCCCAATGTGAGCTTACTCTTTCCAAGTTGGGGGTTGCAAGAGAAGCTGTGGATGATACTGCTGGTGCTGCACAG TTTGTTGCCAACCACAATCTTCAAGATACAGGTGCCGTTGCTAGTGCTAGGGCTGCAGAAATTTATGGGTTGAATGTCCTTGCCAAAGACATACAG GATTGTTCTGACAATGTTACACGTTTTCTGATGTTGGCAAGGGAGCCTGTCATCCCTGGAGTGGATAAACCCTTCAAG ACAAGCATCGTATTTTCACTAGAAGAGGGTCCTGGTATTCTGTGTAAGGCGCTCGGTGTTTTTGCTACCAGGAATATCAACCTCACTAAG ATTGAAAGTAGGCCTTGGAGACAGCAACCGTTTCGCATATCTGATGATTGTAACAGTTCTTCCCAAAG ATATTTCAATTATctattttatgttgattttgaggcaTCCATGGCAGAAACGAAAGCACAAAATGCCCTGAGGAACTTGGAG GAATTCGCAACATTTCTCAGAGTGCTCGGAAGTTACCCAATGGATGTGAATGGTTTTGGTCAGTGA